In Drosophila subpulchrella strain 33 F10 #4 breed RU33 chromosome 3R, RU_Dsub_v1.1 Primary Assembly, whole genome shotgun sequence, the following are encoded in one genomic region:
- the LOC119563085 gene encoding protein CLEC16A homolog isoform X3, which produces MFRSRSWFGGPWGGRPKNRLSLEHLKYLYSILEKNTTVSESNRGLLVESLRCIAEILIWGDQHDSLVFDFFLEKNMLSYFLHIMRQKSGGSSFVCVQLLQTLNILFENIRNETSLYYLLSNNHVNSIMVHKFDFSDEDVMGYYILFLKTLSLKLNTHTIHFFYNEHTNDFPLYTEAIKFFNHPESMVRIAVRTISLNVYKVQNSSMLRFIRDKTAAPYFSNLVWFIGKHILELDTCVRTDIDHQSNQKLSNLVAEHLDHLHYLSDILLLDIKDLNAVLTEHLLHKLFVPLYIFSLTPAPPPPSLAVVTQNLAAVLNRNVDIDIQEIHNPRVSSIVALFLLSLVFLVVSHAPLVHALAWVVLNGDHSVFKEGAAEILNSYVEHREVVVPGFGEPNESLEQALDTVTGQSSASSYALSEDSGVESSSPAATELDSQAEAVEAEQTKLRNITDEEKQLLQKSSSAKSDFTEMAKPFLDTVLHALDCTENDYLALLSLCLIYAMSHNRDGIKNEWFDQVLAKSTRGAFSYKTALIEHLLSIITQSSQPSSRIRLITVEIALELLVTFTRPSSDETRCITAAQQDLLFSARNQSMAVLRNFYKSEDIFLDLFEDEYNEMRKAQLNVEFLCMDSTILLPPTGTPLTGINFTRRLPCGEVEKARRAIRVYFLLRRTCQKFLNEKESLLPLTNVVNLVQVENVLDLNNSDLIACTVVAKDSSKQRRFLVIDALQLILVEPDAKLLGWGVAKFVGFLQDVEVQGDKDDSRCLHITVHRGGVTHNRTPLLSAKFLFDDHIRCMAAKQRLTKGRSKARQKKMYQIAQLIEIPGQMDSPVFAVGGTMATSSGGGSGNSSGSSSRSGHHRPMFSTSNRVPGFAAVLRGNNSAGVSRTQIAQNRSIEGSEEIPLEDFQHSRTNSPHSRGNPSPASRSHTPIRVLHYDQLSGHNGSPRDASLGGTNALLGQLNGLPREVLPVQSSEETSFIGSDGNEATGGSEGRRRGAIETV; this is translated from the exons ATGTTCCGGAGTCGAAGCTGGTTCGGCGGACCCTGGGGCGGACGGCCCAAGAACCGCCTATCGCTGGAGCACCTCAAGTACCTGTACAGCATCCTGGAGAAGAACACCACCGTGTCAGAGAGCAATCGTGGCCTTCTCGTGGAGTCGTTGCGTTGCATCGCTGAGATCCTGATTTGGGGCGACCAGCATGACTCCCTGGTGTTTGA CTTCTTTCTGGAGAAGAACATGCTTTCCTACTTCCTGCACATAATGCGTCAGAAGAGCGGAGGTTCCAGCTTCGTTTGCGTCCAGCTGCTTCAGACACTCAACATCCTCTTCGAGAACATACGCAACGAGACATCTTTGT ATTATCTGCTGAGCAATAACCATGTCAATTCCATCATGGTGCACAAGTTTGACTTCTCCGACGAGGATGTAATGGGCTATTACATCCTTTTCCTGAAGACGCTCAGTCTGAAGCTGAACACCCACACGATACACTTCTTTTACAATGAG CACACAAATGATTTCCCCTTGTACACGGAGGCCATCAAGTTCTTCAATCACCCCGAGTCCATGGTGAGGATTGCTGTGCGCACCATTTCCTTAAATGTCTACAAGGTTCAGAACTCCAGCATGCTGCGTTTTATCCGAGACAA AACGGCTGCTCCGTATTTCAGTAACCTGGTTTGGTTTATCGGCAAGCATATTCTGGAGCTCGATACATGTGTGCGCACAGATATAGA CCATCAGTCAAATCAGAAGCTTTCCAACCTGGTCGCTGAGCACCTGGACCACTTACACTATTTGAGCGACATCCTTCTGCTGGACATAAAAGATCTGAATGCGGTCCTTACCGAGCATTTGCTGCATAAGCTTTTTGTGCCCCTGTACATATTCTCACTGACTCCAGCCCCACCCCCGCCATCTCTAGCGGTGGTTACCCAGAATTTAGCTGCTGTGCTTAATCGCAACGTGGACATCGACATCCAGGAGATACACAATCCGCGAGTGAGCTCTATCGTGGCCCTTTTCCTGCTCTCATTGGTCTTTCTGGTGGTTTCTCATGCTCCGCTAGTTCACGCCCTGGCATGGGTAGTCCTTAATGGAGACCACAGCGTCTTTAAGGAGGGCGCGGCTGAGATTCTCAATTCATACGTCGAGCACCGCGAAGTGGTGGTTCCTGGTTTCGGGGAGCCCAACGAGAGCCTCGAACAGGCCCTGGATACCGTCACAGGCCAGTCCAGCGCCTCCAGCTATGCCCTCAGCGAGGACAGCGGCGTGGAGTCTTCTTCTCCAGCAGCCACGGAACTGGACTCACAGGCAGAGGCGGTGGAAGCGGAGCAGACAAAGCTGCGTAACATAACCGACGAGGAAAAGCAGTTGCTGCAAAAGTCGTCCTCGGCGAAGTCCGACTTTACGGAGATGGCCAAGCCGTTTTTGGACACTGTCCTGCATGCTTTGGACTGCACCGAGAACGATTACCTGGCCCTGCTGTCGCTGTGCCTCATTTATGCCATGTCGCACAATCGTG ATG GCATTAAGAATGAGTGGTTCGATCAGGTTCTGGCCAAGTCAACGCGTGGCGCCTTCAGCTATAAGACAGCCTTGATTGAGCATCTGCTAAGCATCATCACACAGTCCAGCCAGCCAT CGTCCCGGATTCGCTTAATTACCGTTGAGATTGCTTTAGAGTTATTGGTTACCTTTACCCGTCCCAGCTCGGATGAGACGCGCTGCATCACCGCCGCCCAGCAGGATCTGCTCTTCAGTGCCCGCAATCAGTCAATGGCGGTACTCCGGAACTTCTACAAGTCGGAGGATATCTTTCTTGATCTGTTTGAAGACGAATATAATGAGATGCGAAAGGCACAACTGAACGTGGAATTTCTGTGCATGGACTCCACCATTCTACTGCCTCCCACGGGAACGCCCCTCACGGGAATTAACTTTACGCGACGCCTTCCCTGCGGGGAGGTGGAAAAGGCCCGCCGAGCCATCCGTGTGTACTTCCTGCTGCGTCGCACGTGCCAAAAGTTTCTGAATGAGAAGGAGTCCCTGCTGCCGCTGACAAATGTCGTCAATCTAGTGCAGGTGGAGAACGTACTTGACCTGA ACAATAGTGACCTGATTGCCTGCACCGTGGTGGCCAAGGACAGCAGCAAGCAAAGACGCTTCCTGGTCATTGACGCCCTACAGTTGATCCTTGTCGAGCCGGATGCCAAACTGCTAGGCTGGGGGGTGGCTAAGTTTGTGGGCTTTCTACAGGACGTGGAGGTGCAAGGTGATAAGGACGACTCGCGCTGTTTGCACATTACCGTGCACCGCGGTGGGGTTACGCACAACCGCACGCCGCTGCTCTCAGCCAAGTTCCTGTTCGACGACCACATTCGCTGCATGGCGGCCAAACAGCGCTTGACCAAGGGACGCAGCAAGGCGCGACAGAAGAAGATGTACCAGATCGCCCAGCTCATCGAGATCCCTGGGCAGATGGACTCTCCCGTTTTCGCAGTGGGCGGCACCATGGCGACGTCCAGTGGCGGAGGCAGTGGAAACAGCAGTGGAAGCAGCTCACGTAGCGGTCACCATCGTCCCATGTTCTCAACATCTAATCGCGTCCCTGGATTTGCGGCCGTGCTGAGGGGAAACAATAGCGCCGGTGTCAGTCGTACCCAGATTGCCCAGAATCGCTCCATCGAGGG TTCGGAGGAGATTCCCCTTGAGGATTTCCAGCACTCGCGCACCAACAGCCCTCACTCGCGGGGCAACCCCTCGCCCGCCTCCCGTTCGCATACGCCCATTCGGGTGCTCCACTACGATCAGTTATCCGGGCACAACGGATCGCCGCGTGATGCGTCCCTTGGGGGCACTAATGCCCTTCTAGGCCAGCTGAATGGCCTGCCCCGCGAAGTGCTCCCTGTGCAAAGCTCCGAGGAGACATCTTTTATCGGGAGCGACGGAAACGAAGCCACTGGAGGATCGGAGGGCAGGCGACGGGGAGCCATCGAGACGGTCTAA